A window of Sphingobium herbicidovorans contains these coding sequences:
- a CDS encoding C40 family peptidase has product MNSMNSPPRNAPPERIRFKLDGRSVKLDSRIHAARGDLADLSLAGVLFSAHYARAIELTCVAAGAPLLSAPSITATAVSELLRGESFHALDVTTDWAWGFCGHDGYVGYVRRDALDIHEETNHRVFAGTAPLFSAPDIKSPVRDYWPGGALFRGEAQDGFIACAEGFVHARHAVSVDALETDWVAVALRYLGQPYVWGGRGHRGIDCSGLAQVALGQCGISAPRDTDLQRDAIGSPLPSDEAAKRGDFIFFPGHVGIMTDAENLLHANAHWMAVVIEPLADVVSRLAIDHAQPVISRRRIGA; this is encoded by the coding sequence ATGAACTCCATGAACTCTCCTCCGCGGAACGCACCCCCTGAACGCATTCGATTCAAGCTGGATGGCCGCTCTGTAAAGCTCGACAGCCGGATTCACGCTGCGCGCGGCGATCTGGCGGATCTGTCGCTGGCGGGCGTGCTGTTTTCGGCGCATTACGCTAGGGCGATCGAGCTGACCTGCGTCGCTGCCGGCGCTCCCCTGCTCTCCGCGCCTTCCATCACCGCGACCGCGGTCAGCGAATTGCTGCGGGGCGAAAGCTTCCATGCTCTGGACGTAACGACCGACTGGGCTTGGGGCTTCTGTGGGCATGACGGCTATGTCGGCTACGTGCGGCGCGATGCGCTGGATATCCACGAGGAAACGAATCATCGCGTCTTCGCGGGGACCGCACCTCTGTTCAGCGCGCCAGACATCAAATCACCGGTACGCGACTACTGGCCAGGTGGAGCGCTGTTCCGGGGAGAAGCGCAGGATGGCTTCATCGCCTGCGCCGAAGGCTTTGTGCATGCACGGCACGCCGTAAGCGTCGATGCGCTGGAGACCGATTGGGTCGCCGTGGCGCTGCGCTACCTTGGACAGCCCTATGTCTGGGGCGGACGGGGTCATCGCGGCATCGACTGCTCGGGACTTGCGCAGGTGGCGTTGGGCCAGTGCGGCATCAGCGCGCCCAGGGACACCGACCTTCAACGCGATGCAATCGGCAGCCCCCTTCCTTCGGACGAAGCGGCGAAGCGCGGCGACTTCATCTTCTTTCCCGGCCATGTCGGCATCATGACGGACGCCGAAAACCTGCTGCATGCCAACGCGCACTGGATGGCGGTAGTGATCGAACCTCTGGCCGATGTCGTGTCGCGGTTAGCCATCGACCACGCGCAACCTGTCATTTCGCGGCGGAGGATCGGCGCGTGA
- a CDS encoding MarR family winged helix-turn-helix transcriptional regulator: protein MDVSSAQDQTTELNRPGLKPLGQWMRTLVDYVRSGRPDLTNRQMALMMTVYIMSGPHTVRGLAEALHVSKPVITRALNKLSALGYLRRERDAADRRNIFITRTPKGAEFLDAFHHFIAGTGRDELHELSSAERTP from the coding sequence ATGGATGTCTCCTCTGCACAGGATCAGACGACTGAGCTGAACCGCCCGGGTCTGAAACCGCTTGGCCAATGGATGCGTACGCTGGTCGATTATGTACGATCCGGCAGGCCCGATCTTACCAATCGGCAGATGGCGCTGATGATGACCGTTTACATCATGTCAGGCCCTCACACCGTCAGGGGACTCGCCGAAGCGCTCCACGTTTCCAAGCCGGTCATTACGCGGGCGCTCAACAAGCTGTCAGCACTCGGCTACCTCCGCCGTGAGCGGGATGCCGCCGATCGACGTAATATTTTCATCACACGGACCCCCAAAGGGGCGGAATTCCTTGACGCCTTTCACCATTTCATCGCAGGAACCGGCCGCGATGAACTCCATGAACTCTCCTCCGCGGAACGCACCCCCTGA
- a CDS encoding leucyl aminopeptidase family protein: MTDYSNLLRADNNQAAHMIHLVDAESFESWLNAQPERVREITAAQKFAGKGYEYAIIPGDGSADWSVIAGVANRSKLGSWCLAKLAEVLPEGHYRLADGKAGPAMLGWLTAQYRFDRYRRDENSTGARVLLTEEIAQIDPAVRLAEAVALVRDLVNIPAGDMGPAQLEAETAKVAEGFGARFTVTKGDPLEQGFPMIHAVGRAADKAFAPRLIELHWGDPAHPLIAIVGKGICFDSGGLDIKPSSAMRLMKKDMGGAAHALALARLIMGAHLPVRLHLLIPAAENAVGGNAFRPGDILRSRKGLTVEIGNTDAEGRLVLADALALAGESKPELVIDYATLTGAARVAVGPDLPALFTNDDDLAADMDAAGVEVDDPTWRLPLWDGYAEMLKSDIADINNAGEGGFAGAITAALFLKRFVPDQTKWMHLDTFAWRPSPRPGRPKGGEALGLRAVFHLLQQRYGNSTQK; this comes from the coding sequence ATGACCGATTATTCCAACCTGCTCAGAGCGGACAACAATCAGGCCGCTCATATGATCCATCTCGTCGATGCGGAGAGCTTCGAATCCTGGCTCAACGCCCAACCGGAGCGAGTGCGCGAGATCACCGCCGCGCAGAAATTCGCGGGCAAGGGCTACGAATATGCAATCATCCCAGGCGATGGTTCCGCCGATTGGTCGGTCATCGCTGGTGTCGCTAACCGATCGAAACTGGGCAGCTGGTGCCTCGCCAAGTTGGCGGAAGTCCTTCCAGAGGGGCACTATCGGCTCGCAGACGGCAAAGCCGGGCCAGCGATGCTGGGCTGGCTGACCGCGCAGTATCGCTTCGACCGCTATCGCCGCGATGAAAATTCAACCGGCGCGCGCGTGCTGCTGACGGAAGAGATTGCCCAGATCGATCCGGCCGTCCGGCTGGCCGAAGCCGTCGCGCTGGTGCGGGATCTGGTCAACATACCGGCGGGGGACATGGGCCCTGCGCAACTCGAAGCTGAAACGGCGAAGGTGGCCGAGGGTTTTGGGGCGCGCTTCACCGTCACCAAGGGCGATCCGCTCGAACAAGGCTTTCCGATGATCCATGCCGTTGGCCGCGCGGCCGACAAGGCGTTCGCACCCCGCCTTATCGAACTGCATTGGGGCGATCCCGCGCACCCCCTCATCGCCATTGTCGGTAAGGGCATCTGCTTCGACAGCGGCGGGCTGGATATCAAGCCTTCCTCGGCCATGCGCCTCATGAAGAAGGACATGGGCGGGGCAGCGCACGCATTGGCGCTGGCCAGATTGATCATGGGCGCGCACTTGCCTGTGCGGTTGCATCTGTTGATTCCGGCGGCAGAAAATGCGGTGGGCGGCAATGCGTTCCGGCCTGGAGATATACTGCGCAGCCGCAAGGGGTTGACGGTAGAGATCGGCAACACCGATGCGGAAGGACGGCTGGTGCTGGCCGATGCGCTGGCCTTGGCTGGGGAGAGCAAGCCGGAACTGGTCATCGATTATGCAACCCTTACCGGCGCGGCACGCGTCGCGGTTGGGCCCGACCTTCCCGCCCTTTTCACGAATGATGATGACCTCGCCGCCGACATGGACGCCGCTGGCGTTGAGGTAGACGACCCGACCTGGCGGCTACCGCTCTGGGACGGCTATGCGGAAATGCTCAAGTCTGACATCGCAGACATCAACAATGCAGGCGAAGGCGGCTTTGCCGGCGCCATTACTGCCGCCCTCTTCCTCAAACGCTTCGTCCCGGACCAGACAAAATGGATGCACCTGGACACCTTCGCCTGGCGCCCTTCCCCCCGACCTGGCCGACCAAAGGGCGGCGAAGCGCTCGGATTGCGGGCGGTTTTCCATCTGCTTCAGCAGCGCTATGGAAATTCAACGCAGAAATGA
- a CDS encoding DUF4163 domain-containing protein, giving the protein MLRQINGKAGPLLGLTLFFCACSPSAQDQAGTTANHSGNDTATAKFVSRMAGAEQSAAPSAKPFQQSEKTDLLEFLYAWPAQAAAVPDIVAKFRKDMDSGKADALKMAADDRKSAQQSGFPFHAHSLETRWTVAADTPRFLSLQSSRYTYTGGAHGMTGYDTLLWDKARKRETSMRTVMTSPSAFAAAIGDAFCSGLDQARAEKRGGPVMRGDDPFTECVDPMKETLVPVSKDGKLIDAIKVVIGPYSAGPYSEGTYEVLLPVGEAMRKVIKTEYQDAFAR; this is encoded by the coding sequence ATGCTGCGCCAGATTAATGGGAAGGCAGGGCCGCTCCTCGGACTGACCCTGTTTTTCTGCGCCTGTTCTCCGTCGGCGCAGGATCAGGCAGGAACAACCGCCAACCACAGCGGAAATGATACGGCGACGGCAAAGTTCGTCAGCCGTATGGCGGGTGCGGAACAGTCAGCGGCGCCATCCGCGAAGCCATTTCAACAATCTGAAAAGACGGATCTGCTCGAATTCCTATATGCTTGGCCCGCGCAAGCGGCTGCGGTGCCGGACATCGTGGCCAAGTTTCGCAAGGATATGGACAGCGGCAAGGCCGACGCCTTGAAAATGGCCGCAGACGATCGCAAGTCCGCCCAGCAGTCGGGCTTTCCCTTCCATGCCCATAGTCTCGAAACGCGCTGGACCGTCGCTGCGGACACGCCCCGATTTCTTTCGTTGCAGTCGAGCCGTTACACTTACACGGGCGGCGCGCATGGCATGACCGGCTATGATACGCTGCTCTGGGACAAAGCGCGCAAGCGCGAGACGAGCATGAGAACTGTCATGACGTCACCGTCCGCCTTCGCGGCAGCAATAGGTGATGCTTTCTGTTCCGGCCTTGACCAGGCAAGAGCGGAAAAGCGCGGTGGTCCTGTCATGCGCGGTGATGATCCCTTCACTGAATGCGTCGATCCGATGAAGGAAACATTGGTGCCTGTCTCCAAGGACGGCAAGCTGATCGACGCCATTAAAGTCGTGATCGGCCCCTATAGCGCCGGACCCTATTCAGAAGGCACCTATGAAGTTCTGCTGCCGGTGGGTGAGGCGATGCGCAAAGTCATCAAGACCGAATATCAGGATGCCTTCGCCAGATAG
- a CDS encoding potassium channel family protein, with protein sequence MRINPARLPMAQTGFLRRRSAIPIWADLAWRVALVFGLIAVVLALHWLGRDGLKDNLDNHISFIDVLYFTTVTVTTVGYGDIVPVSPAARLFEALLVTPIRLFVWLIFLGTAYNLFLRNIFYRWRMARIQADLHNHIVVTGFGTSGGEAVRELLARGVNPREIVVVDPQERALIEAEDLGCNVMCGDSTRDRTLKDVAIDRARTMIVSAGRDDTSILITLTARHLAPRLPISIVVRNEDNELPARQAGATTVINPVSFAGLLLAGSTSGRHIADYMADLAASGGRVKLNERSVLPEEIGKPLSAITTGLGLRIHRGADVVGFWEDGARKLEPGDLIIEIVQGDAVGETPDLR encoded by the coding sequence ATGAGGATCAATCCCGCCCGCCTCCCAATGGCCCAGACCGGCTTTTTGCGACGGCGGTCGGCGATACCGATATGGGCTGACCTCGCATGGCGGGTGGCGCTGGTCTTCGGACTGATCGCAGTGGTTCTTGCGCTGCACTGGCTCGGGCGAGACGGACTGAAGGACAATCTGGACAACCATATCAGCTTCATCGACGTTCTCTATTTCACGACCGTCACGGTAACGACCGTAGGCTATGGCGACATTGTGCCGGTAAGCCCGGCGGCACGCCTGTTCGAAGCGTTGCTGGTGACGCCGATACGGCTCTTCGTCTGGCTGATCTTTCTCGGAACGGCCTATAACCTTTTCCTCCGCAATATCTTCTACAGGTGGCGCATGGCGCGTATTCAGGCTGATCTGCATAATCATATCGTCGTCACCGGATTTGGGACCAGTGGCGGCGAGGCTGTGCGCGAACTGCTGGCGCGCGGCGTCAATCCGCGCGAGATCGTAGTCGTCGATCCCCAGGAAAGGGCGCTGATTGAGGCCGAGGATCTGGGCTGCAATGTCATGTGCGGCGATTCGACGCGCGACAGGACGTTGAAGGATGTCGCCATCGACCGCGCGCGCACAATGATCGTGTCGGCGGGACGCGACGACACTTCTATCCTGATCACGCTCACCGCACGGCACCTCGCGCCGCGCCTGCCAATCAGTATCGTCGTGCGTAATGAGGACAACGAACTTCCTGCACGGCAGGCGGGTGCGACGACCGTGATCAATCCGGTCAGCTTTGCCGGGCTGCTGCTGGCAGGGAGCACGAGCGGGCGCCATATCGCCGATTATATGGCGGACCTGGCTGCGTCAGGCGGACGGGTGAAGCTGAACGAGCGATCGGTGTTGCCGGAGGAAATCGGCAAGCCTCTGTCGGCCATCACGACGGGGTTGGGCTTGCGGATTCATCGCGGCGCAGATGTGGTCGGCTTTTGGGAAGACGGCGCCCGCAAACTGGAACCGGGCGATCTTATCATCGAGATCGTTCAAGGGGATGCCGTCGGCGAGACTCCCGATTTACGCTGA
- the surE gene encoding 5'/3'-nucleotidase SurE: MRILLTNDDGVHAPGLKVLEEIARTLSDDIWIVAPSEEQSGAGHSLTLTRPLRIHQHGERHYSVTGTPTDAVMMAVGQLMKDAKPDLILSGVNRGANLAEDVTYSGTVSAAMEGAISGIKSIALSQVYSREGMGDAVPFATARAWGEQVLRPLIAMPASPRLLFNVNFPAIDPQAVKGIRVARQGFHDIDRTRIVEGTDPRGYHYYWFGLGSSSAVPEGSDLAAIAEGYVTVTPLHYDLTQDSAMAATARLFVK, from the coding sequence ATGCGTATCCTGCTCACTAATGATGATGGCGTGCACGCGCCCGGCCTGAAGGTGCTGGAGGAAATTGCGCGGACACTTTCCGACGATATCTGGATCGTGGCTCCGTCGGAGGAGCAGTCGGGCGCCGGCCATAGCCTGACGCTGACGCGTCCCCTGCGCATTCACCAACATGGCGAGCGGCATTATAGCGTCACCGGTACTCCGACTGACGCCGTGATGATGGCGGTCGGACAACTGATGAAGGACGCCAAGCCGGACCTGATTCTTTCCGGCGTCAACCGTGGCGCCAACCTGGCCGAGGATGTGACATATTCCGGCACAGTCTCCGCCGCGATGGAAGGTGCTATCTCGGGCATCAAGTCGATAGCCTTGAGCCAGGTCTACTCGCGCGAGGGGATGGGCGACGCCGTCCCGTTCGCCACGGCCCGCGCTTGGGGAGAACAGGTATTACGACCGTTGATCGCCATGCCCGCGAGCCCGCGCTTGCTGTTCAACGTGAACTTCCCGGCTATCGATCCTCAGGCGGTGAAGGGCATCCGCGTTGCGCGGCAGGGGTTCCACGACATTGACCGGACGCGTATCGTCGAAGGGACCGACCCGCGTGGCTATCACTATTACTGGTTCGGCCTGGGAAGCAGTTCAGCAGTGCCCGAGGGCAGCGACCTGGCCGCAATCGCGGAGGGTTATGTGACGGTTACACCGCTTCATTACGATCTGACGCAAGATAGCGCGATGGCCGCCACGGCTCGACTGTTTGTGAAGTGA
- the serS gene encoding serine--tRNA ligase codes for MHDIRLIRENPAAFDTGLARRGLSSLSTEILALDERSRALKTELQQGQARRNEASKAIGAAMAAKDMEKAEALKAEVAALKESMPALENEDRDVSERLHAMLAAIPNLPAPDVPEGEDETANVEVARWGEPKQFTFTPQDHADFGPALGLDFEAAAALSGARFAALRGQMARLHRALAQYMLDRQSGENGYEEVNPPLLVRDDALFGTGQLPKFAEDLFRTTDGRWLIPTAEVSLTNLVREQIVATDSLPLRFTALTPCFRSEAGSAGRDTRGFIRQHQFEKVELVAICKPEESDAEHDRMCAAAEGVLQALGLPYRKMMLCTGDMGFSAAKTYDLEVWLPSQRTYREISSVSNCGDFQARRMNARYKPEGEKQTRFLHTLNGSGLAVGRTLVAVLENYQQDDRSVVVPEALLPYMGGLTRLVPR; via the coding sequence ATGCATGACATCCGCTTGATCCGCGAAAATCCCGCAGCATTCGACACCGGCCTGGCGCGCCGCGGCCTGTCTTCGCTGAGCACCGAGATATTGGCGCTCGACGAACGCAGCCGCGCCCTAAAGACGGAATTGCAGCAGGGCCAGGCTCGCCGCAACGAAGCAAGCAAGGCTATCGGCGCAGCGATGGCGGCAAAGGACATGGAGAAAGCAGAGGCGCTAAAGGCCGAGGTCGCTGCGCTCAAGGAAAGCATGCCCGCGCTGGAAAATGAGGACCGGGATGTGAGCGAACGCCTGCACGCGATGCTTGCGGCCATCCCCAACCTGCCCGCCCCCGATGTGCCAGAGGGCGAAGACGAGACGGCCAATGTGGAGGTCGCGCGCTGGGGCGAGCCAAAGCAATTCACGTTCACGCCGCAAGACCATGCCGATTTCGGCCCTGCACTGGGGCTGGATTTCGAAGCCGCCGCCGCATTGTCGGGCGCGCGCTTTGCCGCGCTGCGCGGTCAGATGGCGCGGCTGCACCGGGCGCTGGCGCAATATATGCTGGATCGCCAATCTGGCGAGAATGGCTATGAGGAAGTGAACCCGCCGCTGCTGGTGCGGGATGATGCGCTGTTCGGCACCGGGCAACTTCCCAAGTTCGCCGAGGATCTGTTTCGTACGACGGACGGGCGCTGGCTTATCCCCACCGCTGAGGTGAGCCTTACCAATCTGGTGCGCGAGCAGATCGTGGCAACCGATAGCTTGCCGCTGCGGTTTACGGCGTTGACCCCCTGTTTCCGATCGGAAGCAGGATCGGCCGGACGCGACACGCGCGGTTTCATCCGCCAGCATCAGTTCGAAAAGGTGGAACTGGTCGCGATCTGCAAGCCCGAAGAATCGGATGCCGAACATGACCGCATGTGCGCCGCGGCCGAAGGCGTCCTCCAGGCACTCGGCCTGCCCTATCGCAAAATGATGCTGTGCACCGGCGACATGGGCTTTTCCGCCGCCAAGACTTATGACCTGGAAGTATGGCTGCCCAGCCAGCGGACCTATCGGGAAATCAGCTCGGTCTCCAACTGCGGTGACTTTCAGGCACGCCGGATGAACGCGCGCTACAAGCCGGAAGGCGAAAAGCAGACACGCTTCCTGCACACGCTGAACGGGTCCGGGCTGGCAGTCGGCCGCACGCTGGTCGCGGTACTCGAAAATTACCAGCAGGATGATCGCAGCGTGGTCGTGCCGGAAGCATTGCTGCCCTATATGGGCGGGCTTACGCGGCTTGTGCCCCGCTGA
- a CDS encoding host attachment family protein: MWIDHGAMVLVADGRKMLVFRNKGDRMNPNLEAETVKVQDNPYDRDHASDAPGRVFNSVGSRRSAMEQTDFHELEETRFAVEAADLLKRGALSNDYEKLIVVAPPTALGEMRKHYHKEVQSRLVGEIAKDLANHPVPEIERIIAQS, from the coding sequence ATGTGGATTGATCATGGCGCGATGGTTCTTGTCGCCGATGGACGCAAGATGCTGGTGTTCAGGAACAAGGGTGACCGCATGAATCCCAATCTGGAAGCCGAAACGGTCAAGGTGCAGGACAATCCCTACGACCGGGATCACGCATCTGACGCGCCCGGCCGAGTATTTAATTCAGTGGGCAGCCGGCGTAGCGCCATGGAGCAAACCGACTTTCATGAGCTGGAAGAGACGCGCTTCGCGGTGGAAGCCGCCGATCTGCTCAAGCGGGGCGCCCTTTCCAACGATTATGAAAAGCTGATCGTCGTTGCGCCGCCCACGGCTTTGGGCGAAATGCGCAAACATTATCACAAGGAAGTGCAGAGCCGCCTGGTGGGAGAGATCGCCAAGGATCTGGCCAATCATCCCGTGCCTGAGATTGAGCGGATCATCGCCCAGAGTTGA
- the dksA gene encoding RNA polymerase-binding protein DksA has product MASVLNSDKDGQNPPKSAVMLPPDYRPSPDEEFMNPMQLEYFRRRLWDWKKQILAEAEGTLAVLQNEPLREPDLNDRASSETDWSIELRTRDRQRKLISKIDAALRRIDEGEYGYCEVTGEPISLGRLEARPIATMTVEAQERHERQEKVSRDD; this is encoded by the coding sequence ATGGCATCGGTCCTGAATTCCGATAAAGACGGCCAAAATCCGCCAAAATCGGCTGTAATGCTTCCCCCCGACTATCGCCCTTCGCCTGATGAAGAGTTCATGAATCCCATGCAGCTCGAATATTTCCGGCGGCGGCTCTGGGACTGGAAAAAACAGATACTGGCAGAGGCGGAAGGCACACTTGCCGTTTTGCAGAATGAACCGCTCCGGGAGCCCGATCTGAACGATCGAGCGTCGAGCGAGACGGATTGGTCCATCGAACTGCGCACCCGCGATCGCCAACGCAAGCTGATCTCCAAGATCGATGCCGCGTTGCGCCGTATTGACGAGGGCGAATATGGATATTGCGAAGTGACCGGCGAACCGATCTCGCTCGGACGCCTCGAGGCGCGGCCAATCGCAACCATGACGGTCGAGGCGCAGGAGCGGCATGAGCGTCAGGAAAAGGTTTCGCGCGACGATTAA
- a CDS encoding PilZ domain-containing protein yields MDSDQGMAERGPARSGPRDSLFLLTNLKSSEGTPLGRARVRNLSATGLMADCERPVPAGSVIMLELRGVGRVNGKVVWSREDKIGVAFDEEIDPQLARNPVSVGARERTPTYFRLHQIGR; encoded by the coding sequence ATGGACAGCGATCAGGGAATGGCGGAACGAGGCCCGGCTCGGTCGGGTCCGCGTGACAGCCTGTTCCTGCTCACCAACTTGAAATCGAGCGAGGGTACGCCGCTTGGTCGTGCGCGCGTGCGCAACCTCTCCGCGACCGGTCTGATGGCCGATTGCGAACGGCCAGTGCCCGCGGGTTCGGTCATCATGCTCGAGCTACGCGGCGTGGGCCGCGTCAACGGCAAGGTTGTTTGGTCTCGCGAGGATAAGATTGGCGTCGCCTTCGACGAAGAAATCGACCCGCAACTTGCTCGCAACCCCGTATCTGTCGGGGCGCGCGAACGCACGCCCACCTATTTTCGTCTGCATCAAATCGGTCGGTAA
- a CDS encoding YdcH family protein, which translates to MENSHISALSAKHAGLEARIKAESSRPMPDAILVASLKKQKLRLKEEMSRN; encoded by the coding sequence ATGGAAAATAGCCACATTTCAGCTCTTTCGGCCAAGCATGCAGGGCTTGAGGCGCGAATTAAGGCGGAGTCGAGTCGGCCGATGCCGGACGCGATTCTGGTCGCCTCGCTCAAGAAGCAGAAATTGCGGCTGAAAGAGGAAATGTCGCGAAACTGA
- a CDS encoding YdcH family protein, with protein sequence MRRLELLRVEHRDLDDAIAALVESGGRDQMQVARLKKRKLRLRDEIALLEDALVPDIIA encoded by the coding sequence ATGCGACGGCTGGAACTGCTGCGGGTCGAGCATCGCGATCTCGATGACGCCATAGCCGCGCTTGTCGAAAGCGGAGGCCGCGACCAGATGCAGGTTGCACGCCTGAAGAAGCGCAAGCTGCGGCTGCGTGACGAGATCGCTCTGCTCGAAGATGCGCTCGTCCCCGACATCATCGCTTGA
- a CDS encoding DUF1465 family protein produces MSRAVTLDRGLHRRLVDGLYLEAMVMADEARAYFDLRDTDEPELEDPLRRVSFACESLKVTTRLMHIIAWLLSQRAWQRGEIADADLADEKYRLGRATNTDAEIVASFPFAARAIIEASQDLYDRVARLQDRMDRMAGSRGQRESSPARALMDRLNTAF; encoded by the coding sequence ATGTCTCGTGCCGTCACTCTTGACCGTGGCCTGCATCGACGCCTGGTCGATGGCCTTTATCTGGAAGCCATGGTCATGGCCGACGAAGCGCGCGCCTATTTCGATCTGCGCGATACGGATGAGCCGGAATTGGAAGACCCCCTCCGCCGGGTTTCCTTTGCATGCGAATCGCTCAAGGTCACGACACGGCTGATGCACATAATCGCCTGGCTGCTGAGTCAGCGGGCATGGCAGCGCGGTGAGATCGCAGACGCGGACCTGGCGGACGAAAAATACCGGCTTGGCCGCGCGACCAATACGGATGCCGAGATCGTGGCGTCTTTCCCTTTTGCTGCGCGCGCAATCATCGAGGCGAGTCAGGACCTTTATGACCGGGTTGCGCGCCTGCAGGATCGCATGGACCGGATGGCCGGTTCGCGTGGTCAGCGGGAAAGCAGCCCGGCTCGCGCGTTGATGGATCGGCTGAACACAGCCTTTTGA